A single genomic interval of Nomascus leucogenys isolate Asia chromosome 3, Asia_NLE_v1, whole genome shotgun sequence harbors:
- the PRDM1 gene encoding PR domain zinc finger protein 1 isoform X3 — MEKIYSRGELHHFIDGFNEEKSNWMRYVNPAHSPREQNLAACQNGMNIYFYTIKPIPANQELLVWYCRDFAERLHYPYPGELTMMNLTQTQSNLKQPSTEKNELCPKNVPKREYSVKEILKLDSNPSKGKDLYRSNISPLTSEKDLDDFRRHGSPEMPFYPRVVYPIRAPLPEDFLKASLAYGMERPTYITRSPIPSSTTPSPSARSSPDQSLKSSSPHSSPGNTVSPVGPGSQEHRDSYAYLNAPYGTEGLGSYPGYAPLPHLPPAFIPSYNAHYPKFLLPPYGMNCNGLSAVSSMNGINNFGLLPRLCPVYSNLLGGGSLPHPMLNPTSLPSSLPSDGARRLLQPEHPREVLVPAPHSAFSLTGAAASMKDKACSPTSGSPTAGTAATAEHVVQPKATSAAMAAPSSDEAMNLIKNKRNMTGYKTLPYPLKKQNGKIKYECNVCAKTFGQLSNLKVHLRVHSGERPFKCQTCNKGFTQLAHLQKHYLVHTGEKPHECQVCHKRFSSTSNLKTHLRLHSGEKPYQCKVCPAKFTQFVHLKLHKRLHTRERPHKCSQCHKNYIHLCSLKVHLKGNCAAAPAPGLPLEDLTRINEEIEKFDISDNADRLEDVEDDISVISVVEKEILAVVRKEKEETGLKVSLQRNMGNGLLSSGCSLYESSDLPLMKLPPSNPLPLVPVKVKQETVEPMDP; from the exons ATGGAAAAG ATCTATTCCAGAGGGGAGCTTCACCACTTCATTGACGGCTTTAATGAAGAGAAAAGCAACTGGATGCGCTATGTGAATCCAGCACACTCTCCCCGGGAGCAAAACCTGGCTGCGTGTCAGAACGGGATGAACATCTACTTCTACACCATTAAGCCCATCCCTGCCAACCAGGAACTTCTTGTGTGGTATTGTCGGGACTTTGCAGAAAGGCTTCACTACCCTTATCCTGGAGAGCTGACAATGATGAATCTCA cacAAACACAGAGCAATCTAAAGCAACCAAGCACTGAGAAAAATGAACTCTGCCCAAAGAATGTCCCAAAGAGAGAGTACAGCGTGAAAGAAATCCTAAAATTGGACTCCAACCCCTCCAAAGGAAAGGACCTCTACCGTTCTAACATTTCACCCCTCACGTCAGAAAAGGACCTCGATGACTTTAGAAGACATGGGAGCCCCGAAATGCCATTCTACCCTCGGGTCGTTTACCCCATCCGGGCCCCTCTGCCAGAAGACTTTTTGAAAGCTTCCCTGGCCTACGGGATGGAGAGACCCACGTACATCACTCGCTCCCCCATTCCATCCTCCACCACTCCAAGCCCCTCTGCAAGAAGCAGCCCCGACCAAAGTCTCAAGAGCTCCAGCCCTCACAGCAGCCCCGGGAATACAGTGTCCCCTGTGGGCCCCGGCTCTCAAGAGCACCGGGACTCCTACGCTTACTTGAACGCGCCCTACGGCACGGAAGGTTTGGGCTCCTACCCTGGCTATgcacccctgccccacctcccgCCAGCTTTCATCCCCTCGTACAACGCTCACTACCCCAAGTTCCTCTTGCCCCCCTATGGCATGAATTGTAACGGCCTGAGCGCTGTGAGCAGCATGAATGGCATCAACAACTTCGGCCTCTTGCCGAGGCTGTGCCCTGTCTACAGCAATCTCCTCGGTGGGGGCAGCCTGCCCCACCCCATGCTCAACCCCACTTCTCTCCCGAGCTCGCTGCCCTCAGATGGAGCCCGGAGGTTGCTCCAGCCGGAGCATCCCAGGGAGGTGCTTGTCCCGGCGCCCCACAGTGCCTTCTCCCTTACCGGGGCCGCCGCCAGCATGAAGGACAAGGCCTGTAGCCCCACAAGCGGGTCTCCCACGGCGGGAACAGCCGCCACAGCAGAACATGTGGTGCAGCCCAAAGCTACCTCAGCAGCGATGGCAGCCCCCAGCAGCGACGAAGCCATGAATCTCATTAAAAACAAGAGAAACATGACCGGCTACAAGACCCTTCCCTACCCGCTGAAGAAGCAGAACGGCAAGATCAAGTACGAATGCAACGTTTGCGCCAAGACTTTCGGCCAGCTCTCCAACCTGAAG GTCCACCTGAGAGTGCACAGTGGAGAACGGCCTTTCAAGTGTCAGACTTGCAACAAGGGCTTTACTCAGCTCGCCCACCTGCAGAAACACTACCTGGTACACACGGGAGAAAAGCCACATGAATGCCAG GTCTGCCACAAGCGATTTAGCAGCACCAGCAATCTCAAGACCCACCTGCGACTCCATTCTGGAGAGAAACCATACCAATGCAAGGTGTGCCCTGCCAAGTTCACCCAGTTTGTGCACCTGAAACTGCACAAGCGTCTGCACACCCGGGAGCGGCCCCACAAGTGCTCCCAGTGCCACAAGAACTACATCCATCTCTGTAGCCTCAAGGTTCACCTGAAAGGGAACTGCGCTGCGGCCCCGGCGCCCGGGCTGCCCTTGGAAGATCTGACCCGAATCAATGAAGAAATCGAGAAGTTTGACATCAGTGACAATGCTGACCGGCTCGAGGACGTGGAAGATGACATCAGTGTGATCTCTGTAGTGGAGAAGGAAATTCTGGCCGtggtcagaaaagagaaagaagaaactggCCTGAAAGTGTCTTTGCAAAGAAACATGGGGAATGGACTCCTCTCCTCAGGGTGCAGCCTTTATGAGTCATCAGATCTACCCCTCATGAAGTTGCCTCCCAGCAACCCACTACCTCTGGTACCTGTAAAGGTCAAACAAGAAACAGTCGAACCAATGGATCCTTAA